A DNA window from Gigantopelta aegis isolate Gae_Host chromosome 4, Gae_host_genome, whole genome shotgun sequence contains the following coding sequences:
- the LOC121371765 gene encoding uncharacterized protein LOC121371765: protein MAVANKNHLIATGIMCGIVLVCGVACSVLLYESLKVTEKYVMETVDVSLDDPDLKENYEHAFSRISGPVWLFGLVYAIPGLLGLIGCCLKSKCMFVTHMVFSILSLLVMGLVFVGCIIFIGASASNGGMQCVNVNGQCMCKTTNAFSSREVNIGIGDCDIFNEMYGLIVALAVVICVGWIVELIATIMAGKYACCSSEVNHPGVIMQHGPTMTHVHVSSVVTDQHPGSDRSILVQNMQY, encoded by the exons ATGGCAGTAGCAAATAAGAATCACTTGATTGCAACAGGCATTATGTGTGGCATTGTTTTAGTGTGCG gtgtGGCATGCAGTGTCCTGCTCTATGAGAGTTTAAAGGTTACAGAAAAATATGTTATGGAGACAGTGGATGTATCGCTGGATGACCCTGATTTGAAGGAAAATTATGAACATGCATTCAGTCGCATTTCCGGCCCTGTGTGGCTCTTCGGTCTAGTG TATGCTATTCCTGGACTCCTTGGTTTGATTGGTTGTTGTCTTAAGTCGAAGTGTATG tttgtCACCCACATGGTGTTCAGTATCCTGTCGCTGCTGGTGATGGGCCTGGTGTTTGTTGGGTGTATCATCTTCATTGGTGCCAGCGCGTCAAATGGGGGCATGCAGTGTGTCAACGTGAATGGACAGTGCATGTGCAA GACCACAAATGCCTTTTCGTCTCGAGAAGTTAACATTGGAATTGGTGACTGTGACATCTTTAACGAAATGTACGGACTTATTGTGGCACTGGCTGTTGTTATCTGTGTGGGATGGATTGTGGAGCTCATTGCAACCATCATGGCTGGCAAATATGCCTGCTGCTCATCTGAG GTGAACCATCCCGGGGTGATCATGCAGCACGGTCCCACGATGACCCATGTTCACGTGTCGTCGGTTGTCACCGACCAACATCCCGGGTCAGACCGCTCCATTCTCGTCCAGAACATGCAGTACTAG